A window of the Brassica napus cultivar Da-Ae chromosome A2, Da-Ae, whole genome shotgun sequence genome harbors these coding sequences:
- the LOC106390599 gene encoding zinc finger protein CONSTANS-LIKE 9-like isoform X2, with product MRFHVLQDLFFSIYSLLVDCLVLLVLSSHKRNAFAGPSNIPEYDTGEEGDLFKAPDSILEESILTVDPLSAALTMISCGEDSSQGLCDLPDLDLGLFQSGQQLLDKAFYECEQGLTMKSAMMESPLADVLDVKNISLVTTGIDESHDTQKTVSSGNLSSMDRSHAHQEAVVVQNFPDFSHLDFSSDYGMRRAFSEGDIQKLGTGHFQSPLDRIIVSCTSEDRREKLSRYRNKKSRRNFGRKIKYACRKALADNQPRIRGRFAKTEERK from the exons ATGAGATTCCATGTTCTTCAAGACTTGTTTTTTTCCATTTATTCACTACTAGTGGATTGTCTTGTTTTATTGGTTCTTTCATCTCACAAA agAAACGCTTTTGCTGGGCCATCAAACATCCCTGAGTATGATACTGGAGAAGAAGGAGATCTATTCAAAGCTCCTGATTCAATTCTTGAAGAGTCAATCTTAACCGTTGATCCACTCTCAGCTGCCTTAACGATGATCTCTTGCGGGGAAGACTCTTCCCAAGGGCTTTGTGATCTTCCTGATCTCGATCTTGGGTTGTTTCAGAGTGGTCAGCAGCTTCTTGACAAAGCCTTTTATGAATGCGAGCAAGGTCTCACGATGAAATCAGCTATGATGGAGTCTCCACTCGCTGATGTTTTAGACGTAAAGAACATCTCTCTCGTGACAACGGGGATCGATGAGAGCCACGATACGCAGAAGACCGTAAGCTCGGGGAACTTGAGCTCTATGGATCGGTCACATGCACATCAAGAGGCTGTTGTGGTTCAGAATTTTCCTGATTTTTCTCACTTGGATTTTAGTTCTGATTATGGGATGCGACGAGCCTTTAGTGAAGGCGACATACAG AAACTAGGGACTGGTCATTTTCAATCTCCACTGGATAGGATTATTGTGAGCTGTACTTCGGAGGATCGACGTGAGAAGCTTTCTAGATACAGGAACAAGAAGAGCAGGCGAAATTTCGGGCGTAAAATCAAG tATGCTTGTAGGAAAGCTCTTGCAGATAACCAACCGAGGATCCGAGGAAGGTTTGCGAAAACAGAGGAGAGGAAGTAA
- the LOC106390599 gene encoding zinc finger protein CONSTANS-LIKE 10-like isoform X3 produces MISCGEDSSQGLCDLPDLDLGLFQSGQQLLDKAFYECEQGLTMKSAMMESPLADVLDVKNISLVTTGIDESHDTQKTVSSGNLSSMDRSHAHQEAVVVQNFPDFSHLDFSSDYGMRRAFSEGDIQKLGTGHFQSPLDRIIVSCTSEDRREKLSRYRNKKSRRNFGRKIKYACRKALADNQPRIRGRFAKTEERK; encoded by the exons ATGATCTCTTGCGGGGAAGACTCTTCCCAAGGGCTTTGTGATCTTCCTGATCTCGATCTTGGGTTGTTTCAGAGTGGTCAGCAGCTTCTTGACAAAGCCTTTTATGAATGCGAGCAAGGTCTCACGATGAAATCAGCTATGATGGAGTCTCCACTCGCTGATGTTTTAGACGTAAAGAACATCTCTCTCGTGACAACGGGGATCGATGAGAGCCACGATACGCAGAAGACCGTAAGCTCGGGGAACTTGAGCTCTATGGATCGGTCACATGCACATCAAGAGGCTGTTGTGGTTCAGAATTTTCCTGATTTTTCTCACTTGGATTTTAGTTCTGATTATGGGATGCGACGAGCCTTTAGTGAAGGCGACATACAG AAACTAGGGACTGGTCATTTTCAATCTCCACTGGATAGGATTATTGTGAGCTGTACTTCGGAGGATCGACGTGAGAAGCTTTCTAGATACAGGAACAAGAAGAGCAGGCGAAATTTCGGGCGTAAAATCAAG tATGCTTGTAGGAAAGCTCTTGCAGATAACCAACCGAGGATCCGAGGAAGGTTTGCGAAAACAGAGGAGAGGAAGTAA
- the LOC106390599 gene encoding zinc finger protein CONSTANS-LIKE 9-like isoform X1, whose product MSTFSSISSFRTSKLFSHKEDEQKMYADSGLMLRYMQTCSPDIHQFEDLFKSYKLSDDEMRNAFAGPSNIPEYDTGEEGDLFKAPDSILEESILTVDPLSAALTMISCGEDSSQGLCDLPDLDLGLFQSGQQLLDKAFYECEQGLTMKSAMMESPLADVLDVKNISLVTTGIDESHDTQKTVSSGNLSSMDRSHAHQEAVVVQNFPDFSHLDFSSDYGMRRAFSEGDIQKLGTGHFQSPLDRIIVSCTSEDRREKLSRYRNKKSRRNFGRKIKYACRKALADNQPRIRGRFAKTEERK is encoded by the exons ATGTCCACTTTCTCCTCCATTTCTTCATTTCGTACTTCTAAACTTTTCTCTCACAAAGAGGACGAACAAAAAATGTATGCAGATTCAGGGTTAATGCTCCGTTACATGCAAACTTGTTCTCCAGATATTCACCAATTTGAAGACCTCTTCAAATCATACAAGCTCTCAGATGATGAAATG agAAACGCTTTTGCTGGGCCATCAAACATCCCTGAGTATGATACTGGAGAAGAAGGAGATCTATTCAAAGCTCCTGATTCAATTCTTGAAGAGTCAATCTTAACCGTTGATCCACTCTCAGCTGCCTTAACGATGATCTCTTGCGGGGAAGACTCTTCCCAAGGGCTTTGTGATCTTCCTGATCTCGATCTTGGGTTGTTTCAGAGTGGTCAGCAGCTTCTTGACAAAGCCTTTTATGAATGCGAGCAAGGTCTCACGATGAAATCAGCTATGATGGAGTCTCCACTCGCTGATGTTTTAGACGTAAAGAACATCTCTCTCGTGACAACGGGGATCGATGAGAGCCACGATACGCAGAAGACCGTAAGCTCGGGGAACTTGAGCTCTATGGATCGGTCACATGCACATCAAGAGGCTGTTGTGGTTCAGAATTTTCCTGATTTTTCTCACTTGGATTTTAGTTCTGATTATGGGATGCGACGAGCCTTTAGTGAAGGCGACATACAG AAACTAGGGACTGGTCATTTTCAATCTCCACTGGATAGGATTATTGTGAGCTGTACTTCGGAGGATCGACGTGAGAAGCTTTCTAGATACAGGAACAAGAAGAGCAGGCGAAATTTCGGGCGTAAAATCAAG tATGCTTGTAGGAAAGCTCTTGCAGATAACCAACCGAGGATCCGAGGAAGGTTTGCGAAAACAGAGGAGAGGAAGTAA